The Helianthus annuus cultivar XRQ/B chromosome 11, HanXRQr2.0-SUNRISE, whole genome shotgun sequence region TTTACTCTTTAATGTTTTTCGTATGCTACGTCACTTACATGTTACAGATAATACTTCCGTTTTGGTCACCAGAAACTTGAATGGGAGCATCTATCCATCGACCTCCTGCCGCACCCCGATATGTTTGCAGCATTTTCCGAAGGTGCATTTAAGGACGATGACGGTGCTAAGCGCGTATTTTTTGGTGGGGAGCGGTTTCTTGAAGGAATATCTGGAGAAGCTTACGTAATACAAACTTAATCCTCTTAGTTAGTTATCTGGCAACTTCCGTGTAGCTAATAATTATCCTAATGATTCTATAATCAGATTACCATACAAAGAACAGAGCTTAATAGTCCCCTGGGTTTGGAACTCCAGTTACATATTACCGAAGCAGTGTGCCCAGCTTTGAGTGAACCGGGTCAGTATAGGATTTCTTGAAACTTAATCAGTTACTGTGTTTTGAACCTTTTGTATTACGATAACTTAATGTGAGCACTGAGCAGGATTACGAGCTCTTCTTCGCTTCTTTACGGGACTGTATGTCTGTCTAAATAGAGGAGATGTGAATCCACATGCTCAAGAggtatatttattattattattattttttttttgtttacggTCACTTAGTTTTAAAAAAGTTATGAAGCACTATTATATCTGCCGGGGCTATAAGCAACTCACTCTTCTGGCAGCGATCAGCAGAAGCTGCGGGGCGTACACTGGTCTCTATTATGGTGGACCATATATTCTTTTGCATTAAGGATACTGGTTAGTAACAATATTATCATATCGCACAAGCGTATATAATAATCAATTGCTGCTAATGGTTCTAGTTGTACTTGCAGATTTCCGGTTAGAACTTTTGATGCAGTCACTTTTCTTTTCTCGGGTAGGTTTCTGTGACACTAAAAAGACTCTATGTATTGCTGTCTGTTTATAATTGTATAAGCGGCAATAAGTCTTTTCTTCTAGATCCAAATGATGATTCGGTTTGGCCTTTGCAGGCAAGTCTTTCTGATGGAGAAATCACCAGATGCTTAACTCGAGTGATGATAGGTGGTCTGTTTTTGCGGTATGCTGAATTCACTTACTCTCTTTAGCTCATTTGTTTAATCTTCTTAAAATGTTAGATGCTGTTATTGATTAACCATTGATCAAACAATCTGAGGGTGTTAAACGGTTCTCGCATTCTTTGTGAATTTATCTTGAACCCTcctctgtgtgtgtgtgttctatgCTTTGTTTTCcaataattatttttatattcTTGTGAAAATTACAGCTTTATAATTGGATTTAACATTTATAAAATTCAGGGATACATTCTCTAGCCCACCATGTGCGTTAGTGCAACCATCAATGCAGGATGCTGCAGAGGAACCGCTTCACGTTCCAGATTTTGGTATAATATGATTCCAAATGTATTAgctataaataattaaatatgcATGACATTCATAGcttattaaaatattaattatttattcaATTTATGATCTTTTTCAGGCAAGAATTTTTGTCCACCGATATATCCTTTAGGGGATCAACAATGGAGATTAAATGATCATGCTCCACTCATATCTCTCCATAGTCTTCAGTTTATTCCTGCACCTACCCCTCCATCCTTCTCTTCACAAACTGTCATCGACTGCCAGCCTCTTATGGTACTGTATTATATATTGTTATGTAAAAGTTAAAGATGACAATTTTGAGTTATCTAGTTATGGATGGGTCAATCTGGGCCTTGTTTTATCTCAAATGAGTGTAAGGGTCAAAACAGGTTGAAATTCGCCCAGAGTCTATTTTTTACGCATACTACCTTTTAAGTtgtttttagagtaaaatgccgtTTTCGTCCTTttgaggtttggccacttttgcgactttcttccaaaggtttgtttttctgcatctgaatccaaaaggtttgaaatcttgccatgttcatctggctcgttaactccatccgttttctccgttaagtcaggggtattgcTGTCATCTTttttaacttaaagggcaattcggtccttTTCACTTTATGTATAAAGACCGAATACCCTtgaaaagactgaattgccctttaagttaacaaggatgacggaaatacccctgacttgacagagaaaaatggatggagttaatgagctaGATGAAAagggcaagatttcaaaccttttggatccagatgcggaaaaacaaattTTTggacaaaactggccaaacctcatggacgaaaatggcatttacTCTTGTTTTTACTCCAAGGGGAATTGGCATGTAGTAATCCCActtagaccttattggccattaataatcctacctcagaatattcctcccacctttcacctatttttcctacaatggtcccccgttaaagaaacttaacggagttaagcttttttccaaattacaaatagattttttgggcttttgatcagaacgatgatacgagtccattgatgtaaaacttacttcgaaatggtgctccaagtgacttgattttggttaattggaaatatAAACATCCGAATTGAAgtgtcgttttcatcgtttggaacaccgtttcgaggcaacttttacatcaatggactcgtatcgtcgttctaatcaaaagccctaaaaaatctgtttgtaatttggaaaaaaaacttaactccgttaagtttttttaacgggggaccattgtaggaaaaataggtgaaacgtgggactggtggggggaatgttctgaggtgggattattaatggccaataaagtctaggtgggattattacaggccaatttcccttacTCCAATAATTTTGTTTTTGTAATTAACACTACCAATCATAAAATATTTTACGAAAATGGAGAAAAAGTGTTTTCAGGTCAGCCCAAACTGACGCAACTCGTTTTGCCTCGCACTTGAAAATGACACGCTAAACATGCCACCTCAAATAAAAACATTCAACATCATTATTTACCGAAATGCCACCGTTCATTTTCAGATACATCTTCAAGAAGAATCATGTCTAAGAATATCATCCTTACTAGCCGATGGAATTTTGGTCAATCACGGTGACATTTCACCGGACTTCTCTATCAGCTCACTCGAATTCAAAGTCAAAGGATTAGACATCACCGTTCCACTCGTAAACGAGAGCTCCTTCACCGGAGCACGGCTTCATATTGAGAACCTATACTTTCAAGACTCGCCGTCCCTACGCCTCAAACTACTCAATCTTGATAAAGATCCGGCGTGTTTCTGTCTATGGAAAGGCCAGCCCATTGACTCCAGCCAAAGGAAGTGGACAGCTGGCGCTTCTCTTATAAACATGTCTCTAGAAACACATAATAACAATAACTCGAAAAAAGTTAACGGGTCGCGTTCACACTGTTCAGAGTTTTGGAGATGTGTAGAGATGAAAGACGTTTGCGTTCAGGTAGCGATGGTAACGGCAGACGGAAGCCCGTTAACCGATGTTCCTCCGCCAGGAGGCGTTGTTAGGGTCGGAGTTGCGTGTGAACAATATCTTTCCAACACCTCAGTTGAACAGTTATTCTTTGTGTTGGATCTTTATACGTATTTTGGAACGGTCAGCGAGAAACTGGCCAAGGTGGGAAAAGATAAACGAAAAAAATCGGTGAAACGTGAGTTATCCGATGGAAGTTTGATCGAAAAAGTTCCTGGTGATACTGCTGTTAGCTTATCGGTTAAGGACCTAATGTTAACGTTTCTAGAATCTTCGTCTTTGGATATTCAGGGAATGCCGTTAGTTCAGTTTATTGGTGATGATTTGTTCATGGAAGTTACTCATAGGACGTTGGGTGGGGCCATGGCTATTTCATCAACTTTAAGGTGGGACCGGGTCCAGGTGGATTGTACGGAAACTGAGGAAAATTCGATAAATGCAAATGGTGTAATGCCGAATGACTATCATAAACTGAGAGCTGTATTTTGGGTGCAAAATGGAAGGGATTTTCCGTTTTTGGATTTACGTATGGTACATGTTATTCCGTATAACGCACGGGATACGGAGTGTCATAGTTTAAGTGTGTCGGCGTGTATAGCAGGTGTACGTCTTGCTGGTGGAATGAACTATGCTGAAGCTTTGCTCCACCGGTTCGGAATTCTAGGTCCGGATGGTGGGCCAGGGGTTGGGCTTTCTAAGGGTTTGGAGCATTTATCATCTGGCCCGTTTTCAAAGCTTTTTAAAGCATCACCTCTGCTAGAGAGTAAAAGTAAGCTTTTACCCATTGATTTACAAATGGGTCGATTTGTTTAAATGGACTTATTTGAATTGTGTTTATCTCAATATGGTCTGTTAAAGTTGTAGCTAAAAGGAAAAAGGGTCAAACGGGTTGAAGTCAGCCAACGATCTGGATTATTATTGTCATAATgaaattataaatttaaaaagagtaaaattacattttttgtccctgaggtttggccagttttgcgactttcgtccaaaggtttgtttttttcgcatctggatccaaaaggtttctTGCCGTTTTCACCCGGCTCATTAACTCTATCcgtttttctctgttaagtcaggggtatttccgtctttttgttaacttaaatgggcaattcggtctttttcactttatgcattttcatccggctcgttaactccatccatttttctttgttaagtcaggggtattttcatcTTTTCTGTTAACTTAAAAGGCAATTCGGTCTTCTACACTTTaagtacattatgctaaatgcttggacataaagtgaaaaagactgagttgccctttaagttaacagaaaagacgaaaatacccctgatttaacgcagaaaaatggatggagttaatgagccggatgaaaatggcaagattttgaaccttttggattcagatgcgaaaaaacaaacctttgga contains the following coding sequences:
- the LOC110889966 gene encoding uncharacterized protein LOC110889966 isoform X1, whose protein sequence is MESILARALEYTLKYWLKSFTRDQFKLQGRTVQLSNLDINGDALHASLGLPPALNVTTAKVGKLEIILPYFSNVQVEPIVVQIDKLDLVLEENDDLDAYGSADSAQTPSSPAKGSGYGFADKIADGMTLEVRTVNLLLETHGGARRRGGATWASPMASITIRNLLLYTTNENWQVVNLKEARDFSNDKKFIYVFKKLEWEHLSIDLLPHPDMFAAFSEGAFKDDDGAKRVFFGGERFLEGISGEAYITIQRTELNSPLGLELQLHITEAVCPALSEPGLRALLRFFTGLYVCLNRGDVNPHAQERSAEAAGRTLVSIMVDHIFFCIKDTDFRLELLMQSLFFSRASLSDGEITRCLTRVMIGGLFLRDTFSSPPCALVQPSMQDAAEEPLHVPDFGKNFCPPIYPLGDQQWRLNDHAPLISLHSLQFIPAPTPPSFSSQTVIDCQPLMIHLQEESCLRISSLLADGILVNHGDISPDFSISSLEFKVKGLDITVPLVNESSFTGARLHIENLYFQDSPSLRLKLLNLDKDPACFCLWKGQPIDSSQRKWTAGASLINMSLETHNNNNSKKVNGSRSHCSEFWRCVEMKDVCVQVAMVTADGSPLTDVPPPGGVVRVGVACEQYLSNTSVEQLFFVLDLYTYFGTVSEKLAKVGKDKRKKSVKRELSDGSLIEKVPGDTAVSLSVKDLMLTFLESSSLDIQGMPLVQFIGDDLFMEVTHRTLGGAMAISSTLRWDRVQVDCTETEENSINANGVMPNDYHKLRAVFWVQNGRDFPFLDLRMVHVIPYNARDTECHSLSVSACIAGVRLAGGMNYAEALLHRFGILGPDGGPGVGLSKGLEHLSSGPFSKLFKASPLLESKSEKMEEEKHSGYLQLGPPDDVDVSLELRDWLFALEGAEVAEKWRFDNSEDSYREERCWHTTFDSFQVKANSSKKHSVNSKKISPGALKYPVESVTVGVEGLKTLKPQKQKGNALANGHTQAVESHGGVDLEADIVLNEDDGANGAIKWVVESLKFSVKHPVEAIVTKDELQHVAQLCKSEVDSMGRITAGVLRVLKLEGSVGQTAMDQLSNLGSEGFDNIFSHRYSNGSSVGLIPSSLLASDNRHASSPDPTLSSLEAALLDSKSNCAALAAELSRTESSKQHLDSVEQLAQKLESMQKLLSELQSRV
- the LOC110889966 gene encoding uncharacterized protein LOC110889966 isoform X2, translated to MTLEVRTVNLLLETHGGARRRGGATWASPMASITIRNLLLYTTNENWQVVNLKEARDFSNDKKFIYVFKKLEWEHLSIDLLPHPDMFAAFSEGAFKDDDGAKRVFFGGERFLEGISGEAYITIQRTELNSPLGLELQLHITEAVCPALSEPGLRALLRFFTGLYVCLNRGDVNPHAQERSAEAAGRTLVSIMVDHIFFCIKDTDFRLELLMQSLFFSRASLSDGEITRCLTRVMIGGLFLRDTFSSPPCALVQPSMQDAAEEPLHVPDFGKNFCPPIYPLGDQQWRLNDHAPLISLHSLQFIPAPTPPSFSSQTVIDCQPLMIHLQEESCLRISSLLADGILVNHGDISPDFSISSLEFKVKGLDITVPLVNESSFTGARLHIENLYFQDSPSLRLKLLNLDKDPACFCLWKGQPIDSSQRKWTAGASLINMSLETHNNNNSKKVNGSRSHCSEFWRCVEMKDVCVQVAMVTADGSPLTDVPPPGGVVRVGVACEQYLSNTSVEQLFFVLDLYTYFGTVSEKLAKVGKDKRKKSVKRELSDGSLIEKVPGDTAVSLSVKDLMLTFLESSSLDIQGMPLVQFIGDDLFMEVTHRTLGGAMAISSTLRWDRVQVDCTETEENSINANGVMPNDYHKLRAVFWVQNGRDFPFLDLRMVHVIPYNARDTECHSLSVSACIAGVRLAGGMNYAEALLHRFGILGPDGGPGVGLSKGLEHLSSGPFSKLFKASPLLESKSEKMEEEKHSGYLQLGPPDDVDVSLELRDWLFALEGAEVAEKWRFDNSEDSYREERCWHTTFDSFQVKANSSKKHSVNSKKISPGALKYPVESVTVGVEGLKTLKPQKQKGNALANGHTQAVESHGGVDLEADIVLNEDDGANGAIKWVVESLKFSVKHPVEAIVTKDELQHVAQLCKSEVDSMGRITAGVLRVLKLEGSVGQTAMDQLSNLGSEGFDNIFSHRYSNGSSVGLIPSSLLASDNRHASSPDPTLSSLEAALLDSKSNCAALAAELSRTESSKQHLDSVEQLAQKLESMQKLLSELQSRV